One Molothrus aeneus isolate 106 chromosome 6, BPBGC_Maene_1.0, whole genome shotgun sequence genomic window carries:
- the CEND1 gene encoding cell cycle exit and neuronal differentiation protein 1 — MDSKGNVRSGNKPDAKAASSGKPEKPNPGPATNADKKEAPKEQPAPATATKKAGGDAAIANNHSNLKPSAAGTETQEASGQSPDSDHKGNSSEESPGSFFDNMKPLIIVGGVAVAALAVIVGVAFLARKK, encoded by the coding sequence ATGGATTCCAAAGGCAACGTCCGAAGCGGAAACAAACCCGATGCCAAGGCCGCCAGCTCCGGGAAGCCGGAAAAACCCAACCCCGGGCCTGCCACGAATGCAGACAAGAAGGAGGCCCCCAAagagcagcctgctcctgccacgGCCACCAAGAAGGCAGGAGGTGACGCCGCCATCGCCAACAACCACAGCAACCTGAAGCCCAGCGCCGCCGGCACGGAGACGCAGGAGGCCAGCGGGCAGTCCCCTGACTCTGACCACAAGGGAAACAGCTCCGAGGAGTCCCCAGGCAGCTTCTTCGACAACATGAAGCCCTTGATCATCGTCGGAGGAGTGGCGGTGGCTGCGCTGGCTGTGATTGTGGGAGTGGCATTCCTAGCCCGGAAAAAATGA
- the GATD1 gene encoding glutamine amidotransferase-like class 1 domain-containing protein 1 isoform X1 produces the protein MSERLAKPSCLIVASAATAGVSAQSFLHCFTLASSAFNLQVATPGGKPIDFVDVNESNTRWIQDFRMKSYASPAKLESIDGARYHALLIPNCPGAVTDLANSGYLAKILQHFSTESKPICAVGQGVAALCCATNEDKSWVFQGYSLTGPSVYELVRQPNFASLSIIVEDFVKDSGATFSASSPDAVHVVLDRHLVTGQNENSTLPAVQNLLILCNVSRK, from the exons atGTCGGAGCGGCTGGCCAAGCCCTCCTGCCTCATCGTCGCCAGCGCCGCCACCGCGG GTGTTTCAGCCCAGTCATTCCTTCACTGCTTTACTCTGGCCAGCTCTGCCTTTAACCTGCAAGTGGCAACACCTGGG GGGAAGCCCATTGACTTTGTGGATGTGAACGAGAGCAACACGCGCTGGATCCAGGACTTCCGCATGAAATCCTACGCCAGCCCCGCCAAGCTGGAGTCCATTGATG GGGCTCGGTACCACGCCCTGCTGATCCCAAACTGCCCCGGGGCTGTGACTGACCTGGCCAACAGTGGGTACCTGGCCAAGATCCTGCAGCACTTCAGCACTGAGAGCA AGCCTAtctgtgctgtgggacagggagtGGCAGCTTTATGTTGTGCCACCAATGAGGATAAATCCTGGGTTTTCCAGGGATACAGCCTGACAGGG CCCTCTGTGTACGAGCTGGTGAGGCAGCCGAATTTTGCCAGTTTGTCCATTATTGTGGAGGACTTTGTGAAGGATTCTGGAGCTACATTCAGTG CCAGCAGCCCAGATGCTGTCCATGTGGTGCTGGACAGGCACCTGGTGACAGGACAGAATGAGAATTCCACCCTTCCTGCTGTCCAGAACCTTCTGATTCTTTGCAATGTCAG CAGGAAATGA
- the GATD1 gene encoding glutamine amidotransferase-like class 1 domain-containing protein 1 isoform X2, translating into MSERLAKPSCLIVASAATAGVSAQSFLHCFTLASSAFNLQVATPGGKPIDFVDVNESNTRWIQDFRMKSYASPAKLESIDGARYHALLIPNCPGAVTDLANSGYLAKILQHFSTESKPICAVGQGVAALCCATNEDKSWVFQGYSLTGPSVYELVRQPNFASLSIIVEDFVKDSGATFSASSPDAVHVVLDRHLVTGQNENSTLPAVQNLLILCNVRK; encoded by the exons atGTCGGAGCGGCTGGCCAAGCCCTCCTGCCTCATCGTCGCCAGCGCCGCCACCGCGG GTGTTTCAGCCCAGTCATTCCTTCACTGCTTTACTCTGGCCAGCTCTGCCTTTAACCTGCAAGTGGCAACACCTGGG GGGAAGCCCATTGACTTTGTGGATGTGAACGAGAGCAACACGCGCTGGATCCAGGACTTCCGCATGAAATCCTACGCCAGCCCCGCCAAGCTGGAGTCCATTGATG GGGCTCGGTACCACGCCCTGCTGATCCCAAACTGCCCCGGGGCTGTGACTGACCTGGCCAACAGTGGGTACCTGGCCAAGATCCTGCAGCACTTCAGCACTGAGAGCA AGCCTAtctgtgctgtgggacagggagtGGCAGCTTTATGTTGTGCCACCAATGAGGATAAATCCTGGGTTTTCCAGGGATACAGCCTGACAGGG CCCTCTGTGTACGAGCTGGTGAGGCAGCCGAATTTTGCCAGTTTGTCCATTATTGTGGAGGACTTTGTGAAGGATTCTGGAGCTACATTCAGTG CCAGCAGCCCAGATGCTGTCCATGTGGTGCTGGACAGGCACCTGGTGACAGGACAGAATGAGAATTCCACCCTTCCTGCTGTCCAGAACCTTCTGATTCTTTGCAATGTCAG GAAATGA